The following is a genomic window from Aquificota bacterium.
TAGAAGGACTGATGGAACTGAAAGAGTATGTGAAAGAAAAGGTAAAGAATGCCTATTTGAAGGCTAAACACATAAAGGAGATAGAAGCTTTGATAAAGACTTTAAGCCTTGGGAGTGAGCCAAGGAGAGTATTCCAGCCTCTGGATGGAACAAGCGGGGATACTCTTAATCTCTGGCGAGTTCTCAAGGTAGTGGTGCTGACTGCACTCTCTCCTGAGAAGGTCTTAAGGGACCTCTCTGTCCTGAAGGAGAAACTCTTTCGGGGCTTGTGGGGAGACCCGAGAAGGGCGCAAGTTCCCGTTGCAGGGGACGGGGGCGTAGCCTACGAATGTGTTAGTAGGCTATTTTGGGAACACCCTGAGTAAGCTTGGAGTTTGAGTTATCACTGAGCCTTTACAACTATTATACTTTTCCTTATGTTTGTTGATAGGGTAAAGATACATGTTAAAGCGGGAGATGGCGGAAATGGTGCCGTGGCCTTTTTAAGGGAAAAGTATAGGCCCTTTGGTGGTCCTGCTGGTGGAGATGGTGGAAAGGGTGGAGATGTTATTTTGGTGGCAACTACTCGTAAGCATACTCTTTACGATTTTAAATTTCAAGCCCACTTCAAGGCCCAAAGGGGGGAGCATGGAAAGGGAAAAAACCAGCATGGAAAGGATGGAGAGGACCTAATAATATACGTGCCGGTTGGCACTGTGGTTATAGATGCAGAAAGTGGAAAAGTGTTGTGCGACCTTGTGGAAGATGGTCAAAGGTGTGTGGTGGCAAGGGGTGGAAGAGGTGGAAGAGGCAATGCCCGTTTTGCCACGCCTACAAACCAAAGCCCAAGGTATGCGGAGAAGGGAGAAAAGGGAGAGGAAAGATGGCTTATCCTTGAGCTAAAGCTTATAGCGGATGTGGGCCTGATAGGCCTTCCTAATGCGGGCAAATCCACCCTTATATCCAAGCTAACCAAAGCAAGGCCAAAGATCGCAGACTATCCCTTTACCACCCTTTCTCCAGTGCTGGGTGTGATGGAAGTGGATGAAGAGACTCAAATTGTCCTCGCAGACATACCGGGACTTATAGAGGGTGCCAGTCAAGGCAAGGGCCTTGGCCATGAATTTTTAAGACACATAGAAAGGACAAAGCTCCTTTTACATCTTATAGATATATCCGATACAAGAGACCAAGACCCCATAAAGGCCTTTGAAATAGTAAACAAAGAGATGGAAAGCTACAGTCAAGACCTTATGAAAAAGCCACAGATAGTTGTTGGCACCAAGCTTGACGCCCTTTCTGACAGGTCCTATATTGAGGTTTTGGAAAAGGAGTTTGGTAAAAGAGGGTATACCTTTATAGCCATATCTGCCATTACTGGTGAAAACCTTGATAGGCTAAAATACCTTATAGTGGAAAAAGTAAAGGAGATAAAGGATGAAGCTTTTGGGAAGGTACAGCATATCCCTAAGCCCCCAACAGCCAGTGGAGATAGAGCCGGCTGAGGTGGAAGAGTCGGAGCAGTTTTTGGACTTTGCCGAAGAGCCAAGGGTGTATGAAGGCTATAGGCCCGAAGAAGGCCTTAACTTAGTCTTTGTGGACGGTGTGAGAAGGACAGAATGCCTTGCATACATAAAAGATGAAGAAACGGGTGAAAGCTCGGAAGGTGCTTTTGTATCCTTGGGTGCTGGCGCTCTAAGGGTAGAATATGGAAGGCTAAACCTTATAAAGGAATCACTTATTTTTAGTGAAGTAAAAAGAATTATGGCTTTTAAGGGTAGTTTTCTTCTTCAAAGCCTTTTAAACTTCAAAGCCTTCCCCGTAGACGGAGATATTTCTGTGGAAGTTAATAAATATATGAGAGATGAATTGGAGGCCCACATTGCCTTACAGGCTTATAAAAAGTTCCCTAAGGATCTAATAATTTGTGATGGAACTCTAAGCTATAAACTTAAAAATACGCCAGCCATAGGCTTTGTAAAAAGTATAAAAAGGCTCTACTTTGATAAAAAGTACCTAAACCTTTTGTATTCTCTTAAGCCCGGCCAAAGAAGCCCCATCATAAAGCTACACTACCAACAAA
Proteins encoded in this region:
- the obgE gene encoding GTPase ObgE; translated protein: MFVDRVKIHVKAGDGGNGAVAFLREKYRPFGGPAGGDGGKGGDVILVATTRKHTLYDFKFQAHFKAQRGEHGKGKNQHGKDGEDLIIYVPVGTVVIDAESGKVLCDLVEDGQRCVVARGGRGGRGNARFATPTNQSPRYAEKGEKGEERWLILELKLIADVGLIGLPNAGKSTLISKLTKARPKIADYPFTTLSPVLGVMEVDEETQIVLADIPGLIEGASQGKGLGHEFLRHIERTKLLLHLIDISDTRDQDPIKAFEIVNKEMESYSQDLMKKPQIVVGTKLDALSDRSYIEVLEKEFGKRGYTFIAISAITGENLDRLKYLIVEKVKEIKDEAFGKVQHIPKPPTASGDRAG
- a CDS encoding DNA double-strand break repair nuclease NurA, with product MKLLGRYSISLSPQQPVEIEPAEVEESEQFLDFAEEPRVYEGYRPEEGLNLVFVDGVRRTECLAYIKDEETGESSEGAFVSLGAGALRVEYGRLNLIKESLIFSEVKRIMAFKGSFLLQSLLNFKAFPVDGDISVEVNKYMRDELEAHIALQAYKKFPKDLIICDGTLSYKLKNTPAIGFVKSIKRLYFDKKYLNLLYSLKPGQRSPIIKLHYQQKQEEKEKVDKFTWYVKLSNHEGLYGIARVEVFPKKDFEEVKRLADLSAGLLPLFASTSFQDRRSPQNLLPIGRLEKFLRSHLGAYGIIRRQIESSLYA